In Treponema sp. OMZ 798, the following proteins share a genomic window:
- a CDS encoding prealbumin-like fold domain-containing protein: MLGTLILLFFSACPTGLSQNKTPEQNSGGNDVTIKPAEKGVIKGSLKYDGNPLIAGVELYKEDGEYWKNIKFTISKVTDGSFEFKNLEKGKYLIKFTGTSATPNSLGPFIQWYNGKSSFDANIINITDEKGADLGLITILKKSVLSVQMPKRTFSPTNPKDVKYTVSILNDKKELLAKQSFNIGKKSSMNPTMEYLTDQGSYYVKFSYEGINENKTEYYDLWLKEEAGHTPENPAYTVTIKEEEACKVNLEGIKLIQPYHPKGYTGHFATT; encoded by the coding sequence TTGTTAGGCACTTTAATTTTATTATTTTTTAGTGCTTGTCCTACAGGTTTAAGTCAAAACAAGACTCCCGAGCAAAACAGCGGCGGAAATGATGTAACGATTAAACCGGCGGAAAAGGGTGTAATAAAAGGCTCTCTCAAATATGATGGAAATCCCTTAATTGCAGGTGTTGAGCTGTACAAAGAAGATGGAGAATACTGGAAAAATATTAAATTTACTATTTCGAAAGTTACGGATGGTTCATTTGAATTTAAAAATCTGGAAAAAGGAAAATACCTTATAAAATTTACAGGAACATCAGCTACTCCTAATTCTCTTGGGCCCTTTATACAGTGGTATAACGGCAAAAGCAGCTTTGATGCTAATATTATTAATATTACCGATGAAAAAGGTGCTGATCTGGGGCTTATCACAATTTTAAAAAAATCTGTTCTTAGCGTCCAGATGCCAAAACGCACATTTAGCCCTACTAATCCGAAAGATGTAAAATATACGGTTTCCATCTTAAACGACAAAAAAGAGCTTCTTGCTAAGCAAAGTTTTAACATAGGTAAAAAATCTTCTATGAATCCCACAATGGAATACTTAACTGATCAGGGTTCTTATTATGTCAAGTTTTCTTATGAGGGCATTAATGAAAATAAAACCGAATATTATGACCTTTGGCTTAAAGAAGAAGCAGGACATACGCCTGAAAATCCAGCCTATACAGTAACAATAAAGGAAGAAGAAGCTTGTAAGGTAAATTTAGAGGGCATAAAACTAATTCAACCCTATCATCCCAAGGGATATACAGGGCATTTTGCAACAACATGA